A single region of the Sorghum bicolor cultivar BTx623 chromosome 9, Sorghum_bicolor_NCBIv3, whole genome shotgun sequence genome encodes:
- the LOC8068677 gene encoding metallothionein-like protein 2C encodes MSCCSGNCGCGSGCQCGSGCGGCKMSPDMETTATVGMKPMVLAAPTTKASAGGFEAAVEGGGCDCNTCKCGSSCGCSCCSCN; translated from the exons ATGTCTTGCTGCAGCGGCAACTGCGGGTGCGGCTCCGGCTGCCAGTGCGGCAGCGGTTGCGGCGG CTGCAAGATGTCCCCTGACATGGAGACCACCGCCACCGTCGGCATGAAGCCCATGGTGCTCgctgcaccgaccaccaaggCCAGCGCCGGCGGGTTCGAGGCGGCCGTCGAGGGTGGCGGCTGCGACTGCAACACCTGCAAGTGCGGCAGCAGCTGCGGCTGCAGCTGCTGCAGCTGCAACTGA
- the LOC110430577 gene encoding disease resistance protein RGA2-like, with translation MSGMEAALASGVLKAAGDKLVSLLATEFAAITGVKRDLCQLQDIHADITGWLSAVHDRAIQSETQSHWVVKLKDVAYDIDDILQEVQLEAEKQKMERDDDKSGIAACFCAKPKSFAFRYKMAHKIKAIKVRFAAIVKQRSDFNTLVPTRDQHVGTRYKTVGEMTWLSKVPESKIPLRDQEKDEIISKLVECNAGENNMIVSIIGLGGSGKTTLAKHICHDVKIKEHFGGEIFWVHVSQEFDVQKLIGKLFETIVGDNSDRHPPQHMVQKISEKLSNKKFLLILDDAWHEDRHDWEQFMVQLKCGAPETRIVLTTRDRKVAQAVESRYTFELAFLSESESWNLFLKGSGLAEQDLSCDEVQVGKEIIKGCGGVPLAIQTLGAVLCDKKQISTWRAIRENNLWKVQSIKDRVFASLKLSYIHLADELKQCFTFCSIFPKGYGIQKDRLIAQWIAHGFINAMNGEQLEDVGRDYLDSLVKVRFLQEAYGSRNTDIYNMHDLIHDLTRQILKDELVTCVPIHTTEEFTHRYRYLSLTSFTENVDKGVFDKVRALYISDSKTSFDTTVKSSCCMRSVVLDYAIDTPFSLFILKFEYLGYLEIHNVSCTTVPEAISRCWNLQSLHFVNCKGFVTLPESVGKLRKLRTLELHRITDLESLPQSIGDCYVLQCLQLYKCRKQREIPSSLGRIGNLCVLDFNGCTGLQDLPSTLSCPTLRTLNLSETKVTMLPQWVTSIDTLECIDLKGCNELRELPKGIANLKRLTVLNIERCSKLCCLPSGLGQLTRLRKLGLFVVGCGADDARISELENLDMIGGHLEITNLKYLKDPSEAEKACLKRKSHMQRLELNWSLSDAEEELVSDMEHDWGVLNALEPPSQIERLDIYGYRGPCLPGWMMKQNDSSYCEGGIMLKQTIASHFLCLTLLTLVRFPNLRHMRGFVELPSLKTLELLEMPNLEELWTTSSGFETGEKELAAQHLFPVLSSLHIYGCPKLNVSPYFPPSLERMTLGRTNGQLLSTGRFSHQLPSMHALVPRLKSLWLSEVTGSSSGWELLQHLTELKELYIDTCNDLTQLPESMRNLTSLEHLDLSSGPALTVLPEWIGQLSALRSLYTQHFPALQYLPQSIQRLTALERLVISGCPGLAERYKRGEGPDWHLVSHIPCVEIYA, from the coding sequence ATGAGTGGGATGGAGGCTGCTTTAGCATCTGGAGTGTTGAAGGCTGCAGGCGACAAGCTAGTTTCACTGTTAGCCACTGAGTTTGCTGCCATAACCGGTGTAAAAAGAGATCTCTGCCAGCTCCAGGATATACACGCAGACATTACAGGCTGGCTGTCGGCAGTGCATGACAGAGCAATACAGAGTGAGACACAGTCTCACTGGGTGGTAAAATTGAAAGATGTGGCTTATGACATTGACGATATACTACAAGAAGTCCAGCTAGAAGCTGAGAAACAGAAGATGGAAAGAGATGATGACAAGAGTGGTATAGCTGCTTGCTTCTGTGCAAAACCAAAGTCATTTGCATTCCGATACAAGATGGCTCATAAGATCAAGGCAATCAAGGTTAGATTTGCTGCAATCGTCAAGCAAAGAAGTGATTTCAATACTTTAGTTCCAACAAGGGATCAACATGTTGGTACTAGGTACAAGACAGTTGGAGAGATGACCTGGTTGAGCAAGGTTCCAGAGTCCAAAATACCCCTTAGGGATCAAGAAAAGGATGAAATCATATCTAAGCTTGTAGAATGTAATGCTGGAGAGAACAACATGATAGTTTCTATCATCGGATTAGGGGGGTCAGGCAAAACTACTTTGGCCAAACACATTTGCCATGACGTCAAGATAAAGGAGCACTTTGGAGGTGAAATATTCTGGGTCCATGTGTCTCAAGAGTTTGATGTTCAGAAGCTAATCGGCAAGCTATTTGaaacgattgttggagataattCAGATCGTCATCCCCCACAGCACATGGTCCAAAAAATCTCCGAGAAGTTGAGCAATAAGAAGTTTCTTCTTATCCTTGATGATGCTTGGCATGAGGACAGACATGACTGGGAACAGTTCATGGTGCAGCTAAAATGTGGCGCACCTGAAACAAGGATTGTGTTAACCACTCGTGATCGAAAGGTTGCACAAGCTGTggaatcaagatatacatttgagTTGGCATTCTTATCAGAGTCTGAGAGTTGGAACTTATTCCTGAAGGGTTCTGGGTTGGCAGAGCAAGATTTGAGCTGCGATGAGGTACAAGTCGGAAAAGAGATTATCAAGGGATGTGGTGGGGTGCCGTTAGCAATTCAGACTCTTGGAGCAGTCCTTTGTGACAAGAAGCAAATAAGTACGTGGAGGGCCATACGAGAGAATAATTTATGGAAGGTTCAGAGTATAAAAGACAGAGTGTTTGCATCCTTGAAGTTGAGCTATATTCACTTGGCAGATGAACTGAAGCAGTGCTTTACGTTTTGCTCCATATTCCCGAAGGGCTATGGAATCCAGAAAGATCGTTTGATTGCCCAGTGGATAGCTCATGGATTCATCAATGCAATGAATGGAGAGCAACTCGAAGATGTCGGAAGAGACTACTTAGATTCTCTTGTAAAAGTCAGATTTCTTCAGGAAGCTTATGGGAGCAGGAATACTGATATATACAACATGCATGATTTGATCCATGATCTCACTCGACAGATACTAAAGGATGAACTGGTGACTTGTGTACCAATTCATACAACAGAAGAATTTACTCATAGGTATAGATATTTATCTTTGACTTCATTCACTGAGAATGTTGACAAGGGCGTATTTGACAAGGTCCGTGCTCTATATATCTCTGACAGTAAGACATCTTTTGATACCACAGTGAAGAGTAGTTGCTGTATGCGCAGTGTTGTTTTGGACTATGCAATTGATACTCCGTTTTCACTATTCATATTAAAGTTTGAGTATCTTGGGTATCTTGAAATCCATAATGTTAGTTGTACAACAGTTCCGGAAGCTATCTCGAGGTGTTGGAACTTGCAGTCACTCCATTTTGTTAACTGCAAAGGTTTCGTGACATTACCTGAGTCTGTTGGAAAGCTTCGGAAGCTAAGGACTCTAGAGTTGCATCGGATTACTGATCTTGAGAGTTTGCCTCAGTCCATCGGTGACTGTTATGTTCTTCAGTGCTTGCAACTATATAAGTGCAGAAAACAACGAGAGATACCAAGCTCTTTAGGTAGAATTGGAAACCTATGTGTACTTGACTTTAATGGTTGTACGGGTTTGCAAGACCTGCCAAGCACATTATCCTGTCCTACATTGCGTACTCTGAACCTTTCTGAAACCAAAGTTACCATGCTACCTCAATGGGTTACATCGATTGATACTCTGGAATGTATTGACCTTAAGGGATGCAATGAGCTACGGGAGTTGCCTAAGGGCATAGCAAACTTGAAAAGGCTCACAGTTTTGAACATAGAGCGTTGTAGTAAACTGTGCTGCTTACCATCAGGGTTGGGACAGCTGACCCGTTTAAGAAAGCTGGGATTGTTTGTTGTTGGGTGTGGTGCAGATGATGCGAGGATCTCAGAGCTAGAAAACCTTGATATGATAGGTGGTCACTTGGAAATTACCAACCTTAAGTATTTGAAGGATCCAAGTGAAGCAGAGAAGGCTTGCTTGAAGCGGAAGAGTCACATGCAACGCTTGGAGCTGAACTGGTCTTTAAGTGATGCCGAAGAAGAGCTGGTGTCAGATATGGAACATGATTGGGGTGTGCTGAACGCTCTTGAACCACCATCGCAAATTGAGAGGTTGGATATCTATGGTTACAGAGGCCCCTGCCTGCCAGGATGGATGATGAAGCAAAATGATTCTTCATATTGTGAAGGTGGCATAATGCTGAAGCAAACTATCGCATCCCATTTCCTTTGTTTAACTTTGTTAACGCTAGTAAGATTTCCAAACTTGAGGCATATGAGAGGATTTGTTGAGTTGCCTTCACTGAAGACCCTTGAGCTGTTGGAAATGCCTAATTTAGAGGAGCTGTGGACTACATCAAGTGGTTTTGAAACTGGGGAGAAAGAATTGGCAGCACAACATCTTTTCCCTGTCCTGTCCAGTCTACACATATATGGCTGCCCAAAATTAAATGTGAGCCCCTACTTTCCACCATCGTTGGAGCGTATGACTTTAGGCAGAACCAATGGGCAGTTGCTATCCACTGGAAGGTTCTCCCATCAGCTGCCCAGCATGCATGCGTTGGTCCCTCGCCTCAAGAGTCTATGGCTAAGCGAAGTTACAGGATCATCATCTGGCTGGGAACTGCTGCAGCACCTCACTGAGCTGAAAGAGTTGTATATTGACACGTGCAATGACCTGACACAGTTACCAGAGAGCATGCGGAACCTCACCTCGCTTGAACATCTCGACCTGTCATCAGGTCCTGCACTGACGGTGCTGCCGGAGTGGATTGGACAACTCTCTGCGCTTCGTTCGCTTTATACCCAGCATTTCCCTGCCCTTCAATACTTGCCCCAATCCATACAACGCCTAACCGCTCTTGAGAGATTGGTCATTAGTGGTTGCCCTGGTTTGGCGGAGCGTTACAAGCGAGGGGAAGGGCCCGACTGGCACCTTGTCAGTCACATTCCTTGTGTGGAAATCTATGCGTGA
- the LOC8068676 gene encoding outer envelope pore protein 16, chloroplastic → MPRGGFSGSLRSPKIDVVIDMGNPFLNRTVDGFLKIGAVGACKVAAEETFDCLHRGDVSKHKVKHALKKMCQEGAYWGTVAGVYVGMVYGVERVRGRNDWKNAMIGGALSGALISGASNNHKDKIIKDAITAGAVATAVEFINCLT, encoded by the exons ATGCCCCGCGGCGGCTTCTCGGGGTCACTCAGGTCGCCCAAGATCGACGTCGTCATCGACATGGGGAACCCCTTCCTCAACCGCACCGTCGACGGCTTCCTCAAGATCGGCGCCGTCGGCGCCTGCAAGGTGGCCGCCGAGGAGACCTTCGATTGCCTCCACAGGG GGGATGTTTCAAAGCACAAGGTTAAGCATGCC CTGAAGAAGATGTGCCAGGAGGGTGCATATTGGG GTACTGTTGCTGGAGTTTATGTGGGCATGGTGTATGGCGTGGAAAGGGTCCGTGGTCGCAATGACTGG AAGAATGCGATGATAGGAGGCGCCTTATCTGGTGCTCTGATCTCTGGTGCCAGCAACAACCACAAAGACAAGATCATCAAGGATGCCATTACCGCTGGGGCGGTCGCAACAGCTGTCGAGTTCATCAACTGCCTTACCTAG